A single region of the Candidatus Zixiibacteriota bacterium genome encodes:
- a CDS encoding glycosyltransferase family 1 protein: MARQIFINGRFLSQAITGVQRYAAEIVKGIDEIISLDDSIRRKFQFSILAPKGVGRELNLKNISLNEVGRRHGHLWEQLELPFHSRKGILVNLCNMAPILKRQQTVTIHDVAVFAMPHAYTRSFRIWYRFIFRTLRVRPAEIITDTTFSASEIKKYLPAKEKRVTVIPAGCEHISDVTSDHRIISRLGLTSGNYLLAVSSLNERKNFRGFLAAMGQRDFAKYQTVVVGNLNKKIFGDSAVRLPENIVQVAEINDAELKALYANAGVFVYPSFYEGFGLPPLEAMVCGAPAVVSDIPAHREVCGEAALYCNPYEIKDIAEKIEKVLLSGDIREEMIAKGKERAEMFSWKKSAQKLLDLISERFSP, encoded by the coding sequence ATGGCAAGGCAAATCTTCATTAACGGGCGGTTTTTAAGCCAGGCGATTACCGGCGTTCAGCGGTACGCTGCGGAAATAGTCAAAGGTATCGACGAAATAATCTCCCTCGATGACAGCATCAGGAGAAAATTCCAATTCTCAATTCTGGCTCCGAAAGGGGTCGGAAGAGAACTCAATCTAAAGAACATCTCGCTTAATGAAGTCGGACGCCGGCACGGTCATCTCTGGGAACAGCTGGAACTTCCGTTTCACAGCCGAAAGGGCATCCTGGTCAACCTCTGCAATATGGCGCCGATACTCAAGCGCCAGCAGACCGTCACCATCCATGACGTCGCCGTCTTTGCCATGCCGCACGCCTATACCCGCTCGTTTAGAATCTGGTACAGGTTTATCTTTCGGACCTTGAGGGTCAGACCTGCGGAGATAATCACCGACACGACATTCTCCGCTTCCGAAATCAAGAAATATCTTCCGGCAAAGGAGAAAAGAGTCACCGTAATTCCGGCCGGGTGTGAGCATATATCAGATGTAACCTCGGACCATCGCATCATCAGCCGGCTGGGGTTGACGTCAGGAAATTACCTGCTGGCGGTTTCCAGCCTGAATGAAAGGAAAAACTTCCGCGGTTTTCTGGCGGCAATGGGGCAACGCGACTTTGCGAAATATCAGACCGTTGTGGTTGGAAATCTCAATAAGAAGATATTCGGGGACAGCGCGGTCAGGTTACCGGAAAACATAGTGCAGGTGGCAGAGATTAATGACGCCGAACTTAAGGCGTTATATGCCAATGCGGGGGTATTTGTATATCCGTCATTTTATGAAGGGTTTGGATTGCCACCACTGGAAGCGATGGTTTGCGGAGCGCCGGCGGTTGTCTCCGATATCCCGGCTCACCGTGAGGTCTGCGGCGAAGCGGCGCTTTATTGCAATCCTTACGAGATAAAAGACATTGCCGAGAAAATTGAAAAAGTGTTACTTTCCGGTGACATTCGAGAAGAAATGATTGCCAAAGGAAAAGAGCGGGCAGAGATGTTTTCGTGGAAAAAATCGGCGCAGAAGCTGCTTGATTTAATAAGCGAAAGGTTTTCCCCATGA
- a CDS encoding glycosyltransferase: protein MKTAIVHDWLITYGGAERVLEQMLKVFPEADLFALYDFIPEGQRDFIQNKPVTTSFLQKFPFARKKYRSYLPFMPLAVEQFDLSGYELVISSSFAVAKGVITGPDQLHICICYSPPRYAYDLTFQYLDEAGLRKGIRGAIAKLILHYIRNWDYRTAAGVDQFVAISEYIARRIEKIYRRDSKVIYPPVDTE from the coding sequence ATGAAAACCGCCATTGTGCATGACTGGCTGATTACCTACGGCGGGGCGGAACGGGTGCTGGAGCAGATGCTCAAAGTTTTCCCCGAGGCCGACCTCTTCGCCCTCTATGATTTCATCCCCGAGGGGCAAAGAGATTTTATCCAGAATAAACCGGTAACGACCTCCTTCCTGCAGAAATTCCCCTTCGCCCGGAAAAAGTACCGCAGTTATCTTCCGTTCATGCCGCTGGCCGTGGAGCAGTTTGACCTCTCGGGGTATGAGCTGGTGATATCAAGTTCTTTTGCGGTTGCCAAGGGGGTAATCACCGGACCGGACCAGCTGCATATCTGCATCTGCTATTCCCCGCCGCGGTATGCCTATGATTTGACCTTCCAGTATCTCGATGAAGCGGGACTTCGCAAAGGAATCCGCGGCGCCATCGCCAAACTGATTCTTCACTATATCCGCAACTGGGATTACCGAACGGCGGCCGGTGTTGACCAGTTTGTCGCCATATCCGAATATATCGCGCGGCGGATTGAGAAAATATACCGCCGTGATTCGAAAGTCATTTACCCGCCGGTCGATACCGAG